From Thermomonas sp. XSG, one genomic window encodes:
- a CDS encoding DUF2892 domain-containing protein, with product MTLDRAVQVFAGVMVLISVLLTQFVHPNFFWLTVFIGANLFQSAFTGFCPAAMVMKKLGIGRGDGASCSRC from the coding sequence ATGACCCTCGATCGAGCCGTACAGGTATTCGCCGGCGTGATGGTGCTGATCAGCGTGCTGCTGACCCAGTTCGTCCACCCCAACTTCTTCTGGCTGACCGTGTTCATCGGCGCCAACCTGTTCCAGTCCGCGTTCACCGGCTTCTGTCCCGCCGCGATGGTGATGAAGAAGCTCGGTATCGGCCGCGGCGACGGCGCGTCCTGCAGCCGTTGCTGA
- a CDS encoding sulfur transferase domain-containing protein, translated as MSMLRRIVWPALLLAVALATGCAHAPPAATSVALLQPLPGLYTAGQPAASDWAAIKARGVRTVVNLRAPGELKDRDEAAEVRAAGLRYVEIPVSGAEGINPANARALHAALAPAHGGGGVLVHCASGNRAGALLALEQRDFDGVAAERALEIGKSGGVTGLEGKLRQALGIAE; from the coding sequence ATGAGCATGCTGCGGCGAATCGTGTGGCCTGCACTGCTGCTGGCGGTTGCGCTGGCGACCGGCTGCGCGCATGCGCCGCCAGCGGCGACCTCGGTGGCGCTGCTGCAGCCGCTGCCGGGGCTGTACACCGCGGGCCAGCCGGCAGCCAGCGACTGGGCGGCAATCAAGGCGCGCGGCGTGCGTACCGTGGTCAACCTGCGCGCACCGGGCGAGCTCAAGGACCGCGACGAGGCTGCCGAAGTCCGCGCGGCCGGCCTGCGCTATGTCGAAATCCCGGTCAGCGGCGCCGAAGGCATCAATCCGGCCAATGCGCGCGCCCTGCATGCGGCGCTCGCGCCGGCCCACGGTGGCGGCGGGGTGCTGGTGCATTGCGCCAGCGGCAACCGCGCCGGTGCGCTGCTGGCGCTGGAACAGCGCGATTTCGACGGTGTAGCTGCGGAACGCGCGCTGGAGATCGGCAAGTCTGGCGGCGTCACCGGGCTGGAAGGCAAGCTCCGGCAGGCGCTGGGGATCGCGGAGTAA
- the trxC gene encoding thioredoxin TrxC, with protein sequence MSAPSTIVACPSCNGLNRVPDARLAEAPKCGKCGAALFAAHPLALDVAGFHAHVERAELPVLVDFWAPWCGPCRMMAPQFEAAAMQLEPALRLAKVDTEAQPALGSRFGIRSIPTLVLFRQGRELARQAGAMGAADIVRWTRQYL encoded by the coding sequence ATGAGCGCGCCGTCCACCATCGTCGCCTGTCCGTCCTGCAACGGCCTGAACCGCGTGCCCGATGCGCGGCTGGCGGAAGCGCCGAAATGCGGGAAGTGCGGCGCGGCGCTGTTCGCGGCGCATCCGCTGGCGCTGGACGTTGCCGGCTTCCATGCCCACGTCGAGCGCGCCGAGCTGCCGGTACTGGTCGACTTCTGGGCGCCGTGGTGCGGCCCGTGCCGGATGATGGCGCCGCAGTTCGAGGCCGCCGCCATGCAATTGGAACCGGCGCTGCGGCTGGCCAAGGTGGATACCGAGGCGCAGCCCGCGCTGGGCAGCCGCTTCGGCATCCGCAGCATTCCCACCCTGGTGCTGTTCCGCCAGGGCCGCGAGCTGGCGCGCCAGGCCGGTGCGATGGGCGCGGCTGATATCGTGCGCTGGACGCGCCAGTACCTTTGA
- a CDS encoding OsmC family protein, whose amino-acid sequence MSEDDGIRLLLEQEGPYAFRISFEGAGLDALHTDESAPLGAGAGPNPSHLLLAGVANCLSASLLFALRKFKNTPGPIRTEIVAHKARNEAGRWRIPRAEVAIRLSDAAAGLERFDRVLAQFEEFCIVTQSVREGMQVNVRIIDADGAEYVPGGAGEAA is encoded by the coding sequence ATGAGTGAAGACGACGGCATCCGGCTGCTGCTGGAACAGGAAGGACCCTACGCGTTCCGGATCAGTTTCGAGGGCGCCGGGCTGGACGCACTGCACACCGATGAAAGCGCGCCACTGGGCGCGGGCGCGGGTCCGAACCCCTCACACCTGCTGCTGGCGGGAGTGGCCAACTGCCTATCGGCCAGCCTGCTGTTCGCGCTGCGCAAGTTCAAGAACACGCCCGGCCCGATCCGCACCGAAATCGTGGCGCACAAGGCGCGCAACGAGGCCGGCCGCTGGCGCATCCCGCGCGCCGAGGTGGCAATCCGGCTGTCCGATGCCGCCGCCGGGCTGGAACGCTTCGACCGCGTGCTGGCGCAGTTCGAGGAGTTCTGCATCGTCACCCAGAGCGTGCGCGAAGGCATGCAGGTGAACGTGCGCATCATCGATGCCGATGGCGCCGAGTATGTGCCCGGGGGCGCGGGGGAGGCCGCATGA
- a CDS encoding carboxymuconolactone decarboxylase family protein: MSQSYPELIDDLNAAIGKLREGAPDPMRGFSALAREALKPGALDVKTKELIAIGIAIATRCDGCIGFHAKAAIKAGATREEILETLSMAIYMGAGPSMIYAAEALRAFDELAPSQEAQA, from the coding sequence GTGAGCCAGTCCTATCCCGAGCTGATCGACGACCTCAATGCCGCCATCGGCAAGCTGCGCGAGGGTGCCCCGGATCCGATGCGGGGCTTCTCCGCATTGGCCCGCGAAGCGCTCAAGCCCGGCGCGCTGGACGTGAAGACCAAGGAGCTGATCGCGATCGGGATTGCCATCGCCACGCGTTGCGACGGCTGCATCGGCTTCCACGCCAAGGCCGCGATCAAGGCCGGCGCGACCCGCGAAGAAATCCTCGAAACCCTGTCGATGGCGATCTACATGGGCGCCGGCCCGTCGATGATCTACGCGGCGGAAGCGCTGCGCGCCTTCGACGAACTTGCCCCTTCGCAGGAGGCGCAGGCATGA
- a CDS encoding efflux RND transporter periplasmic adaptor subunit, with the protein MMRKLRPLLLLTLLALAACGGNAPVATPALPKDLPTFTVAEGSALPGQGWDGVVEAVRRADLAAQTTGRVSAIAVDVNDRVRAGEVLLRITAVEQDAAANAARAQLRAAEASAAEAEQNYRRFAALAEAQYVSKAQIDQARAARDSAVAARNAAAAMLAQAAQQSQYTVVRAPFDGVVARRDVEPGETVAPGMPLLAVYAPDVLRVEVAIPQTRAEAIRRDPRAQVLLGDGRRFAPSEVVVFPAADPASHSVNVRVNLPALEPQPAPGTTAKVVFSADAQGKAGTPAAGVRIPAASIAQRGELAGVYVVQDGRLLLRQLRLGARSGDTVEVIAGLKAGEVVASDPVAATQAIAAQRKAAEANRD; encoded by the coding sequence ATGATGCGCAAGCTGCGGCCCCTGTTGTTGCTCACTCTTCTGGCCCTGGCGGCCTGCGGCGGCAATGCTCCCGTCGCCACGCCGGCCCTGCCCAAGGACCTGCCCACGTTCACCGTGGCCGAAGGTAGCGCCTTGCCCGGCCAGGGCTGGGATGGCGTGGTCGAGGCGGTGCGCCGCGCCGATCTCGCCGCGCAGACGACGGGCCGGGTGTCGGCCATTGCGGTGGACGTGAATGATCGCGTCCGTGCCGGCGAGGTGCTGCTGCGCATCACCGCGGTGGAACAGGACGCCGCCGCCAACGCCGCGCGCGCTCAGCTGCGCGCCGCGGAGGCATCCGCGGCCGAAGCGGAGCAGAACTACCGGCGCTTTGCCGCGTTGGCCGAGGCGCAGTACGTGTCGAAGGCGCAGATCGACCAGGCGCGGGCGGCGCGCGACTCCGCGGTGGCGGCACGCAACGCCGCCGCGGCGATGCTGGCGCAGGCCGCGCAGCAGTCGCAGTACACGGTGGTGCGTGCACCGTTCGATGGCGTGGTGGCGAGGCGTGACGTCGAGCCCGGCGAGACCGTCGCCCCCGGCATGCCGCTGCTGGCGGTGTACGCGCCGGACGTGTTGCGCGTGGAAGTCGCCATCCCCCAGACCCGCGCCGAGGCGATCCGCAGGGATCCGCGCGCGCAGGTGCTGCTGGGCGATGGCCGCAGGTTCGCGCCTTCGGAGGTGGTCGTGTTCCCGGCGGCCGATCCGGCCAGCCACAGCGTCAACGTGCGCGTTAACCTGCCGGCGCTGGAGCCGCAGCCGGCACCGGGCACCACCGCCAAGGTGGTGTTCAGCGCCGATGCGCAGGGCAAGGCCGGCACGCCGGCGGCAGGCGTGCGTATTCCCGCCGCCAGCATCGCCCAGCGCGGCGAACTGGCGGGCGTGTACGTGGTGCAGGACGGCCGCCTGCTGCTGCGCCAGCTGCGGCTGGGCGCGCGCAGCGGCGATACGGTGGAGGTGATCGCCGGGTTGAAGGCGGGCGAGGTGGTGGCCAGCGATCCGGTGGCTGCGACCCAAGCGATTGCTGCGCAGCGCAAGGCGGCGGAGGCGAACCGTGACTGA
- a CDS encoding efflux RND transporter permease subunit, producing MTDGQRLGISGRLAAAFQRNPLTPILAIMGLLLGLLAVAITPREEEPQIDVTMANVIVPFDGAGARDVEQWVATPLEQKLSEIEGVKHVYSISRPGMAVLTVEFEVGVQRQPALVRLYNQVFSNADFLPQRAGVGQPIVKPKGIDDVPVMALTLWSDDPHMDATALGEVAHTLEADLKRIPGTRDVYTIGAPDRSVLVTLDAARLAAYGMGANDLAQALQAANVVHQAGERVDAAQGAVPVTAGSYLASAEDVAGLVVGSQGGKPLLLSDVATIEARGDLARQYVWHGAPAGRAGPKAGSAPAVTIAIAKKPGSNASDITTAIAQRIEQLKGELIPQGVQASVTRDYGASASDKAQKLIQKLVFATGSVVLLVLFALGWREAIVVGAAVVLTLAVTLFASKVMGFTLNRVSLFALIFSIGILVDDAIVVVENIHRHMARGGKTLFEAIPPAVDEVGGPTILATFTVIAALMPMAFVSGLMGPYMRPIPINASVGMLLSLAIALVVTPWLSLKLLSRHGHAAEGDRAHEGASDKSGQASWLHRLFERVMSPFLRGDAAARKRGLLFAGMVGLVLLSASLAVFKLVVLKMLPLDNKSEVQVVVDMPEGSTLEQTNALLAELAAKLDTVPEVLDYQAYAGTAAPINFNGLVRQYFLRSGSNVGDLQVNLVDKHARDRQSHEIALTMRPMLAKVGAKYGASVKVVEVPPGPPVLSPLVAEVYGPDYAGQRKVALALAKERFAATDGIVDVDTSVEAASPRERIVVDRERAARLGVPQSAIADAIAMGVSGLDATYVHDGASKYPRPVRLRLSAQDQASLASLLALKVRGGQGQLVPLSELVRVEKATWDGAIHHKDGLPVVYVTADEAGELDSPLYGMFGIVGQLGDHKVAGQQLAQTFITQPADTSGYAVKWDGEWQITFETFRDMGIAYAAGMVLIYLLVVAQFRSYLVPLVIMAPIPLTVIGVMPGHALLGKQFTATSMIGMIALAGIIVRNSILLVDFINQETERGVPLVDAVIDACAVRAKPIVLTGVAAMLGAFFILDDPIFNGLAISLIFGILVSTVLTLVVIPLLYYVLKRRTADAGHA from the coding sequence GTGACTGACGGGCAGCGCCTGGGCATTTCCGGTCGGCTGGCAGCGGCGTTCCAACGCAATCCGCTGACCCCCATCCTGGCGATCATGGGCCTGCTGCTGGGCTTGCTGGCGGTGGCGATCACGCCGCGCGAGGAAGAGCCGCAGATCGACGTGACGATGGCCAACGTCATCGTCCCGTTCGATGGCGCCGGCGCGCGCGACGTCGAGCAATGGGTGGCCACGCCGCTGGAACAGAAGCTTTCGGAGATCGAGGGCGTCAAGCACGTGTATTCGATCAGCCGTCCCGGCATGGCGGTGCTGACGGTCGAATTCGAAGTCGGCGTGCAGCGCCAGCCGGCGCTGGTGCGCCTGTACAACCAGGTGTTCTCGAACGCCGATTTCCTGCCGCAGCGCGCCGGCGTCGGCCAGCCCATCGTCAAGCCCAAGGGCATCGACGACGTGCCGGTTATGGCGCTGACCCTGTGGAGCGATGATCCGCATATGGACGCCACCGCGCTGGGCGAAGTGGCGCATACGCTGGAAGCCGACCTCAAGCGCATCCCCGGCACCCGTGATGTCTATACGATCGGTGCGCCCGACCGCAGCGTGCTGGTAACGCTGGACGCGGCCAGGCTGGCCGCCTACGGGATGGGTGCGAACGATCTGGCGCAGGCGCTGCAAGCCGCCAACGTGGTGCACCAGGCTGGCGAGCGCGTGGACGCCGCCCAAGGCGCGGTGCCGGTGACGGCGGGGAGCTACCTGGCCAGCGCCGAGGACGTGGCCGGGCTGGTGGTCGGCAGCCAAGGCGGCAAGCCGCTGCTGCTGTCCGACGTTGCCACCATCGAGGCGCGCGGCGATCTCGCTCGCCAATACGTCTGGCACGGCGCACCCGCGGGGCGCGCCGGGCCGAAGGCCGGCAGCGCGCCGGCGGTCACCATTGCCATCGCCAAGAAGCCGGGCAGCAATGCCAGCGACATCACCACGGCGATTGCCCAGCGCATCGAACAGCTCAAGGGTGAGCTGATCCCGCAGGGCGTGCAGGCCAGCGTGACCCGCGACTACGGCGCCAGCGCCAGCGACAAGGCGCAGAAGCTGATCCAGAAACTGGTGTTCGCCACCGGCAGCGTGGTGCTGCTGGTGCTGTTCGCGCTCGGTTGGCGCGAAGCCATCGTGGTCGGCGCGGCGGTGGTGCTGACCCTGGCGGTCACGCTGTTCGCCTCGAAGGTGATGGGCTTCACCCTCAACCGTGTTTCGCTGTTCGCGCTGATCTTCTCGATCGGCATCCTGGTCGACGACGCCATCGTGGTGGTGGAGAACATCCACCGGCACATGGCGCGCGGCGGCAAGACCCTGTTCGAGGCGATCCCGCCGGCGGTGGACGAAGTGGGCGGGCCGACCATCCTGGCCACCTTCACCGTGATCGCCGCGCTGATGCCGATGGCGTTCGTGTCCGGGCTGATGGGGCCGTACATGCGGCCGATCCCGATCAACGCCTCGGTGGGCATGCTGCTGTCGCTGGCCATCGCGCTGGTCGTGACGCCGTGGCTGTCGCTGAAGCTGCTGTCCCGTCACGGGCATGCGGCCGAAGGCGACCGTGCGCACGAGGGTGCTTCCGACAAGAGCGGGCAGGCCAGCTGGTTGCATCGGCTGTTCGAGCGGGTGATGTCGCCATTCCTGCGCGGCGACGCCGCGGCGCGCAAGCGCGGCCTGCTGTTCGCCGGCATGGTGGGGCTGGTGCTGCTGTCCGCGTCACTTGCGGTGTTCAAGCTGGTGGTGCTGAAGATGCTGCCGCTGGACAACAAGTCCGAGGTGCAGGTGGTGGTGGACATGCCGGAGGGCAGCACGCTGGAGCAGACCAACGCGCTGCTGGCCGAGCTGGCGGCGAAGCTGGACACCGTGCCGGAGGTGCTGGACTACCAGGCCTACGCCGGCACCGCGGCGCCGATCAATTTCAACGGCTTGGTGCGGCAGTACTTCCTGCGCAGCGGCAGCAATGTCGGCGACCTGCAGGTCAACCTGGTGGACAAGCACGCACGCGACCGCCAGAGCCACGAGATCGCGCTGACGATGCGGCCGATGCTGGCCAAGGTCGGGGCGAAATACGGCGCCTCGGTGAAGGTGGTGGAAGTGCCGCCGGGCCCGCCGGTGCTCTCGCCGCTGGTGGCCGAGGTGTACGGGCCGGACTATGCCGGCCAGCGCAAGGTCGCGCTGGCGCTGGCGAAGGAGCGCTTCGCGGCCACCGACGGCATCGTCGACGTCGACACCAGCGTGGAGGCGGCCTCCCCGCGCGAGCGGATCGTGGTGGACCGCGAGCGCGCTGCGCGCCTCGGCGTGCCGCAGTCGGCCATCGCCGACGCCATCGCCATGGGCGTGTCCGGGCTGGACGCCACCTATGTGCACGACGGCGCCTCGAAGTATCCGCGCCCGGTGCGGCTGCGCCTGTCGGCGCAGGACCAGGCGTCGCTGGCCTCGCTGTTGGCGCTGAAGGTGCGCGGCGGCCAAGGCCAGCTGGTGCCGCTGTCCGAGCTGGTGCGCGTGGAGAAAGCGACGTGGGACGGCGCCATCCACCACAAGGACGGCCTGCCGGTGGTCTACGTGACCGCGGACGAGGCCGGCGAACTGGACAGTCCGTTGTACGGCATGTTCGGCATCGTCGGTCAGCTGGGCGACCACAAGGTCGCGGGGCAGCAGCTTGCGCAGACCTTCATCACCCAGCCGGCGGACACCAGCGGCTACGCGGTGAAGTGGGACGGAGAGTGGCAGATCACCTTTGAAACCTTCCGCGACATGGGCATCGCCTACGCCGCCGGCATGGTGCTGATCTACCTGCTGGTGGTGGCGCAGTTCCGCAGCTACCTGGTGCCGCTGGTGATCATGGCGCCGATCCCGCTGACCGTGATCGGGGTGATGCCCGGCCACGCCCTGCTGGGCAAGCAGTTCACCGCTACCAGCATGATCGGCATGATCGCGCTGGCTGGCATCATCGTCCGCAATTCCATCCTGCTGGTGGACTTCATCAACCAGGAAACCGAGCGTGGCGTGCCGCTGGTGGACGCGGTGATCGATGCCTGCGCGGTGCGCGCCAAGCCCATCGTGCTGACCGGCGTGGCGGCGATGCTGGGCGCGTTCTTCATCCTGGACGATCCGATCTTCAACGGCCTGGCGATTTCGCTGATCTTCGGCATCCTGGTCAGCACCGTCCTCACGCTGGTGGTGATCCCGTTGCTGTACTACGTGCTGAAGCGCAGGACGGCCGACGCCGGCCATGCCTGA